From the genome of Pseudoliparis swirei isolate HS2019 ecotype Mariana Trench chromosome 10, NWPU_hadal_v1, whole genome shotgun sequence, one region includes:
- the zgc:162331 gene encoding uncharacterized protein zgc:162331: MSPKVRPAARGAGRLLWVLLWPLLWALVPAGGSTLSPGDSQSNAATSAPEDWTGTAIRLQPDLQAETQGPTGVLPTHSTTRNYTGLSCIPVLPPRRGSFYVESGTGVSIGSALAFWCREGYQLVGSDKIYCDVRNGKSQWSNYLPVCEAIPRPEDRGLRVAVLASVVSGIVILAMSLSFLICCVQERSSRHRAKKDGRSRRRDKRSSRRGECWLEREEGEWEAFPPPKIFHLSQRMNPRLAPDSPLYLTGGLGGFENRGYQRSQESLLKASLPGLYRSESQLYPHVVLQRAATPTAPSAPLYLHPPSSASSPAPPTQGRPHVVAQHPAPAYPPHPNAPVPAYHTTPAPIYPNPTPQRPWQ; this comes from the exons atgtctccCAAAGTGAGACCCGCCGCTCGGGGCGCAGGCCGCCTCCTCTGGGTGCTCCTGTGGCCCCTGCTCTGGGCTCTGGTGCCAGCCGGGGGCTCCACGCTGAGTCCCGGGGACTCGCAGAGCAACGCCGCCACGTCGGCGCCGGAGGACTGGACCGGCACGGCGATCCGGCTGCAGCCAGACCTGCAGGCCGAGACCCAGGGGCCGACGGGGGTTCTGCCAACTCACAGCACCACCAGAAACTATACAG GTCTGTCCTGTATCCCCGTCCTGCCGCCACGCCGGGGTTCCTTCTACGTGGAGAGCGGTACGGGCGTCTCGATCGGCAGCGCGTTGGCCTTCTGGTGCAGGGAGGGGTACCAGCTGGTCGGCAGCGACAAGATCTACTGCGATGTCCGCAACGGCAAATCCCAGTGGAGCAACTACCTGCCGGTCTGCGAAG CGATCCCCAGACCTGAGGACCGCGGTCTGAGAGTGGCTGTGTTGGCTTCAGTGGTGAGTGGCATCGTCATCCTCGCCATGTCCCTGTCCTTCCTCATCTGCTGCGTGCAGGAACGATCCAGTCGGCACCGAGCCAAGAAAGACGGACGCAGCAG GCGCCGAGACAAGCGCTCGTCCCGTCGCGGCGAGTGTTggctggagagagaagagggcgaGTGGGAAGCTTTCCCTCCTCCCAAGATCTTCCATCtctcccagaggatgaacccccGCCTGGCTCCAGACAGCCCGCTCTACCTCACCGGGGGGCTCGGTGGATTTGAGAACAGAGGATACCAGAG GAGTCAGGAGAGTTTGCTGAAGGCCTCCCTGCCCGGACTCTACCGCTCCGAGTCTCAGCTTTACCCGCACGTCGTCCTGCAGAGGGCGGCGACTCCGACGGCGCCCTCCGCCCCGCTCTACCTCCACCCGCCCTCTTCCGCCTCCTCGCCCGCCCCCCCGACCCAGGGTCGGCCTCACGTCGTGGCGCAGCACCCCGCGCCGGCGTACCCGCCCCACCCCAACGCGCCGGTTCCCGCGTACCACACGACACCGGCGCCCATCTACCCCAACCCGACGCCCCAGCGGCCGTGGCAGTAG